AACGAATATTAAGAAGGTGTTGTATGGAAAATTGGAATTGGACAGTATTCACGGGAAAGTGGTGATGCAAAATCAATGTATCGAGTTGTCGGATTTGAGTATGCGTTCTATGGCGGCAGATGTGAAGACCACGATGTTGTACAAGGCTTCCGGGAAAGAGAAAGCGTATACCGGTTTCGATTTACGAATGGATGATATTGACGTGGGGGCGTTGATTAATTTTATGCCATCTTTGGATTCGATCGTCCCGATGCTGCGCTCTTTCGATGGATTGGTAGATTTCCATATGGCGGCGGAGACAAATCTGGATTCTACAATGATGGTTGATTTACCGACCTTGAGGGCTGTAGCTTACATTGATGGTAAGGATTTGGTGTTGATGGACGGGGAGACGTTCTCGGAAATTTCCAAGATGTTGATGTTTAAAAACAAGGAGCGTAATCTGATTGATAGCGTGGCCGTGGACTTCCGCATCAAGGATGGTATGATTGAAGTGTTCCCCTTCTTGGTTGAGGTGGATCGTTACAAGGTGGCCGTGGGTGGAGAACATAAGATCGACATGACTTTTAATTACCATATTTCCGTGTTAAAATCACCCGTACCTTTCAAATTGGGAGTAGATATTTACGGGTCGATGGAGAAGATGAAATTCAAGATTACGAAGGCTAAATACAAGAACCTGTTTATCCCTTCCAAACGAGCGAAGGTGGATAGCGCCCAGATTAATGTACGTAATCAAATTCGACGGATATTGCAATCAGCGAGGGAATGATAAAAGGATGCCTCTGCAGGCATCCTTTTATTTTATATATAGGTTTTAAGAATCAAACCCACGGTTCAGTATATGAACTTCCCGAGTTCGCTGATTATCGTGAGCTTATTATCTTTTCCCTCATCGTTATCGTAGCAACGACCAACGATTTGGGCATCGATGTTAAAGCTTTTGGAAATGGCGATGATGTCATCTGCAATTTCTTCGTCCACGTAGATTTCCATACGGTGACCCATGTTGAATACCTTGTACATTTCGTCCCACGGGGTTCCCGATTGTTCCTGAATTAATTTGAACAGGGGAGGAACAGGGAACATATTGTCCTTCACGATGTGCATGTTCTCCACGAAATTCATCACTTTGGTTTGGGCCCCACCGGAGCAGTGTACCATACCGTGAACTTGTTTCCGGTACTTGTCAAGCACCTGCTTGATTACCGGGATATACGTACGGGTCGGAGACAATACCAGTTTCCCGGCATCAATGCCCAATCCGGCAATTTCGTCTGTCAGTTTACATTTTCCGGAGTAAACGAGTTCTTCCGGCACGGAGTTGTCATAGCTTTCCGGGTATTTCTTCGCCAAATACTTGGCAAATACGTCGTGACGGGCAGAAGTTAGTCCGTTGGACCCCATTCCACCGTTGTATTCTGTTTCGTAAGAGGCTTGCCCGTATGACGAAAGTCCTACAATTACATCTCCCGCTTTGATACGATCGTTAGAAATCACGTCCGAACGTTTCATCCGGCAAGTCACCGTGGAGTCCACGATAATGGTTCTCACAAGATCCCCCACGTCTGCGGTTTCACCTCCGGTAGAGTAAATGTTTACTCCCAATTTCCGGTATTCCTCGATCAGCTCTTCCGTTCCGTTGATGATGGCCGCGATAACTTCTCCCGGTATCAGTTTCTTGTTTCTCCCGATCGTGGAAGAGAGCAGGATATTATCCACGGCACCCACGCAGAGCAAGTCGTCGATGTTCATGATCAAGGCGTCCTGTGCGATGCCTTTCCACACGGATAAGTCTCCGGTTTCTTTCCAGTACATGTAGGCGAGTGAAGATTTGGTTCCGGCCCCGTCGGCGTGCATGATGTTGCAGTAGCTTTTCTGTCCTCCGAGGTAATCGGGGATGATTTTGCAGAAAGCTTTCGGGAAAATACCTTTGTCGATATTTTTTATGGCGTTATGCACATCTTCTTTGGATGCGGACACTCCTCGCTGGTTATATCTTTCGTCTTTTCTCATGGCAATTGAAAATTGAAAATTGAAAATTGAAAATGAAATGTTTTCATGAATTTCTCATTTTCAAGAATTCAAATTTTCCTAATACTAATTCTATTTATCTGTTCGCAAAGGTAGATATAATTTTCAATTTTCAATTTTCAATTTTCAATTAATTGCTCGTTTATCCAGCAATTCCATGAAACGTTCCTTGTAGGAATCGGAAATAGGGATGTAGAGTTTCCCGAACACGATTCGGTTCCGTTCGATGGTTTTAATTTTGTTGATATTGACAATATAGGAACGGTGTACCCGGATGAATATATCGCCGGGAAGATGGTCTTCGATACTTTTCATGCTCATCAACGTGAGAATACCGCCCTCCTTGTCCTCGGTTTGGATACGAATGTAATCTTTTAGACCCTCGATGTAAAGAATGTCTTTCAACTGGATCTGGATCAATTTGTAATCGCTTTTCACGAAAATGGAATCCGGCACGTTGGCGGAAACATTCTCCGCCCGGCTCATCTCGATCCAACGTAAGGCTTTCGTGGCAGCTCGGAGAAATTCCGTGTAGTTGAACGGTTTCAGCAGGTAATCCAGCGCATCAACCCGAAAGCCTTCCAGTGCGTATTGTTCGAAAGCGGTGGTAAAGATGATTTTCACTTTGTTGCCCACGAGACGGGACAGTTCAAGCCCGTTGAGTTCGGGCATCTGAATATCCAGAAAAACCAGATCTATTGGTTCTTCCTCTATGACGGAAAGCGCTTTCACGGCACTATCACATTGTGCGACCAGGTGTAGGAATGGTGTCCGGCTCACGTAGCTCTCGAGCAAATCCAAGGCTAACGGTTCATCATCCACGATGAGGCAATTCAGAGTCATGTCCTTTAATTTTAAAGTTGAATAAGCAATTCCGTGATAAATCGGTTGTTAAGGGTTTCAGCCTTAAAGATATATTTTCCGGGATAGAGTAACTCCAGACGGCGTTTTAAGTTGGTTAACCCGATACCGGAGCCACTCCGGTCGTTGTCTTTTTTAGGATAGTTACTGTTTTCCACGAGACAGTTGATCCGGTTATTCCCTTGCAATTCGAACTTAATGTTTATAAATGATTCCTGCGTGCTACTGACCCCGTGTTTGAACGCGTTTTCGATCAGCGGGATAAACAAGAGCGGGGCGATCATGATTCCGTTGCCTCTTTCCGGGATGGAAACTTCCAGCCGAGTACTTTTAGGTAAGCGGAGACTCATTAGTTCGATATAGCTTTTCATGAACTCGAATTCTTTATCTACCGACACGAAATGTTGGTTATTCTCGTATAGTACGTGACGGAGCATACGACTGAGATCATGAACGGCATACTGGGCCTTGTCCTGGTTGATAGCGATGAGCGAGTAGATATTGTTCAAGGTATTGAATAAGAAGTGCGGGTTCAACTGGCTTTTCAAGTTTTGAAGTTCCGCCTCGGCCTGAGCTTTTTTTAGTTCTTGTTTCTCGTTCTCGGTTTCATACCATCCCCCGGTCATTTTGATTGCCACGCTGAGGGCGACGGTCAATGCCATGAGCATCATGTCCCGGGCGATAAACACGTACCGGGGCGGTTTAGGTAAGGACTCTTGTAACTCTTTCAATGCTTTCGGAACGGGTTCAGATAAATGTTTCCGGTGAAAGTCCTGCCAGAAATGAAGACTAGCTCCCAGGAGCATCACGAGAACGATGTTACTTAGAATAAATGTTGATACTTTTCTACGGAAAAGCTGTCGTTCGATCAGCCAGAGAAAATTCGTGTAGAATATGATCAGGCAGCTTAACGGGACGAAACAATATCCCAAATATCTGTTTAGGGTAATTGAAACACCTTCTCCGCGATAGAAGAAAAAGGGAAGGGCAAAGAATATTCCCCATCCAAGCACGTGGATGGCTCCCGTTAATATCTTCTTGTTCCGTGTCTTTTGCATTATATCGTCTTTCTCCACTTGCAAAGGTATAAAAAAAGTTACAAGTTACAGGGTTGCAAGTTACAAGTTTATGGAAGAAGTTCTGTCGAACCGGTAACTTGAAAACTTGCAACCGTAACTGCCGGGTTTCCCGGCAATCTATTCGTATCGTATAGCATCGATTGGGTTTAACTGGGATGCCTTTTGTGCCGGATACCAGCCAAAGAATATTCCGGTAACCGTGCAGACCAGGAAGGAAAGCACGACAGAATACATCTGGATGTATATGGGCCAGCCGATAGCGTATTTAATAATAAGTGATGAACCGATTCCAAGAACTACCCCGATAATACCTCCAGTGACGCTGATAATGACCGCCTCGATAAGGAATTGGAATAGGATGTGTCGTCCTTTTGCCCCGATGGACATGCGAAGGCCGATTTCCCGGGTTCGTTCGGTGACGGATACATACATGATGTTCATGATTCCGATTCCGCCGACAAGTAATGATATTCCGGCGATACAGGCCAACAGGACGGTCATCAAGTCGGTTGTCGTACTCATCATGGAGCTGAGTTCTTCTTGCGAGCGCACGTGGAAATCGTCTTCATCTCCCGTGGCTATTTTATGATTTTGGCGCAGAATAGCGGATATTTCCTCGATTGCTTCTTCGGAATCGTCTTCCGTGACGGCCGAGGCGAATATTCCTTGAATGTAGGTGATGGCCAATAGACGTTTCTGTATAGTGGTATAGGGGGCAATAATCATATCATCCTGATCCTGTCCCATGGAGTTATATCCTTTGGGAGTCAATACCCCGATGATGCGGAAGGGGGTTTTGTTGAACCGGATGGTCTTTCCCAGTGGTTCTTCTCCCTTCGTGAATAGGTTGTCGACAACGGTTTGTCCCACGATGCATACTTTTGCGGAAGTTTTGATGTCGTGATCCGTGAACATCTCACCTTCCCCCACGCTGAACTTCCGGATGTCAAGATAATCCTGGTTTACTCCGTAGATGGTTGTCGGGGCATTATTGGCTCCGTATATAACCTGACCGCTTGAATTCACGGAAGGGGTACATTTGTCGATCAAGTCCACGTCACGAACGATCGCCTCGTAATCTTCCAGTTTCAGCGTCTGCATACTGCTGGCACTTTGACGGACTCCCCCGAACTTCCCGTTTCCGGGATGGATCATGATCATGTTGGAACCCATCTCTGATATTTGGTCACGAATGCTACGTTTGGAGCCTTGCCCGATTGCCAGCATGGAAATCACGGACCCCACTCCGATAATGATTCCCAACATAGTCAGGAATCCCCGGAATTTGTTGTTTGCCAAGGCTCGTAAAGCGATTCGTATTAAATTTGCGTAGTTCATGTGTTAATTTTAGATTTATGATCCTATTAATTTCTTGATTTATGATTTTAGATCCTATCGATTAAGTGATTTAATGATTTTCGATTAAGTGATTTTAATCACCCAATCATCGAATCGGCAATCACGAAATCTTTTTCATTCTAAACTCTGAATTTTTAATCGTTCTCCTTGGGTAGCGCATCCAATACTTCTTTAGCCGATGCTACATTTTGGTTAATTGTGTCTTCCGTGATGTGGCCGTCCCGCAGAACGATGTTGCGACTGCTGAACTGGGCGATTTCGGGATTATGAGTCACGAATATAATGGTTCTTCCTTCCGCATGAAGGCGTTGAAAAAGCGTGAGTATCTCGAATGAAGTACGAGTATCCAAGTTTCCCGTGGCCTCGTCGGCAAGCAGGATTACCGGGTCATTCACGATAGCCCGTGCGATTGCTACACGTTGTTGCTGTCCGCCGGACATCTGGTTGGAACGATGGTTGATACGGTCACTCAGTCCCACTGCATTCAAGGCATTCATGGCTTTCTCCCGACGTTCGCGGGAAGAAAAGGCCGGGTTGTAAAGTAACGGTAACTCCACGTTCTCCAAGGCGGTCGTTTTGGGTAACAGATTGTAGGACTGGAACACGAAACCGATTTTGCGGTTTCTCAACGTGGCCCGGTCATTTTTTCCCATGTCTCTGGCCGCGATGCCATCGAGGTAATAGTCCCCCGAGGTGGGAGTGTCGAGGCATCC
The window above is part of the Butyricimonas paravirosa genome. Proteins encoded here:
- a CDS encoding AIR synthase related protein, with the protein product MRKDERYNQRGVSASKEDVHNAIKNIDKGIFPKAFCKIIPDYLGGQKSYCNIMHADGAGTKSSLAYMYWKETGDLSVWKGIAQDALIMNIDDLLCVGAVDNILLSSTIGRNKKLIPGEVIAAIINGTEELIEEYRKLGVNIYSTGGETADVGDLVRTIIVDSTVTCRMKRSDVISNDRIKAGDVIVGLSSYGQASYETEYNGGMGSNGLTSARHDVFAKYLAKKYPESYDNSVPEELVYSGKCKLTDEIAGLGIDAGKLVLSPTRTYIPVIKQVLDKYRKQVHGMVHCSGGAQTKVMNFVENMHIVKDNMFPVPPLFKLIQEQSGTPWDEMYKVFNMGHRMEIYVDEEIADDIIAISKSFNIDAQIVGRCYDNDEGKDNKLTIISELGKFIY
- a CDS encoding ABC transporter ATP-binding protein — translated: MTNDIIKIENLRRDFKVGSETVHALRGISFSIRAGEFVTIMGTSGSGKSTLLNILGCLDTPTSGDYYLDGIAARDMGKNDRATLRNRKIGFVFQSYNLLPKTTALENVELPLLYNPAFSSRERREKAMNALNAVGLSDRINHRSNQMSGGQQQRVAIARAIVNDPVILLADEATGNLDTRTSFEILTLFQRLHAEGRTIIFVTHNPEIAQFSSRNIVLRDGHITEDTINQNVASAKEVLDALPKEND
- a CDS encoding LytR/AlgR family response regulator transcription factor, with product MTLNCLIVDDEPLALDLLESYVSRTPFLHLVAQCDSAVKALSVIEEEPIDLVFLDIQMPELNGLELSRLVGNKVKIIFTTAFEQYALEGFRVDALDYLLKPFNYTEFLRAATKALRWIEMSRAENVSANVPDSIFVKSDYKLIQIQLKDILYIEGLKDYIRIQTEDKEGGILTLMSMKSIEDHLPGDIFIRVHRSYIVNINKIKTIERNRIVFGKLYIPISDSYKERFMELLDKRAIN
- a CDS encoding sensor histidine kinase, which translates into the protein MQKTRNKKILTGAIHVLGWGIFFALPFFFYRGEGVSITLNRYLGYCFVPLSCLIIFYTNFLWLIERQLFRRKVSTFILSNIVLVMLLGASLHFWQDFHRKHLSEPVPKALKELQESLPKPPRYVFIARDMMLMALTVALSVAIKMTGGWYETENEKQELKKAQAEAELQNLKSQLNPHFLFNTLNNIYSLIAINQDKAQYAVHDLSRMLRHVLYENNQHFVSVDKEFEFMKSYIELMSLRLPKSTRLEVSIPERGNGIMIAPLLFIPLIENAFKHGVSSTQESFINIKFELQGNNRINCLVENSNYPKKDNDRSGSGIGLTNLKRRLELLYPGKYIFKAETLNNRFITELLIQL
- a CDS encoding ABC transporter permease: MNYANLIRIALRALANNKFRGFLTMLGIIIGVGSVISMLAIGQGSKRSIRDQISEMGSNMIMIHPGNGKFGGVRQSASSMQTLKLEDYEAIVRDVDLIDKCTPSVNSSGQVIYGANNAPTTIYGVNQDYLDIRKFSVGEGEMFTDHDIKTSAKVCIVGQTVVDNLFTKGEEPLGKTIRFNKTPFRIIGVLTPKGYNSMGQDQDDMIIAPYTTIQKRLLAITYIQGIFASAVTEDDSEEAIEEISAILRQNHKIATGDEDDFHVRSQEELSSMMSTTTDLMTVLLACIAGISLLVGGIGIMNIMYVSVTERTREIGLRMSIGAKGRHILFQFLIEAVIISVTGGIIGVVLGIGSSLIIKYAIGWPIYIQMYSVVLSFLVCTVTGIFFGWYPAQKASQLNPIDAIRYE